The Ooceraea biroi isolate clonal line C1 chromosome 7, Obir_v5.4, whole genome shotgun sequence genomic sequence CAAAAGTGAGAGAAGCATTGTTCACAAaagtttttgtatttataataaatacgtgTAATCGTTAGCGGCATATTCCGCAAGTAACAATCTACTTGAATATTCCAAACACGAAAATTCAAAAGATATCTCAAATACGTCTTCAGGATATTCTCGTGACATTCCTTAATAGAAAGCAAACAAACTTTTAGAGATTTTAGATTATTAGATGCTGTGTTATCTAAGTCCCTTTTCTTCTTCGGTTGACAGTGTAATCTATCAAAGGGACAATAATTTGTTGATCTAATATCAACACAGATGGAccatattcaaatattttatacaccaCCTGTCCCATgatttatgcaattatattttagagcacagttttgattttataatattaaggaAAATCTATCTTAGTATTATTAAATTCGATTAacgtaaaagaatttttctaggaaattattcaaaagagagattatctctctttctctagcGACCTTGTTTACATTTCTATTCTCAATCAATATTTCTACTCTCAATCAATTCTCTTCATAAATTGAGGGACAGGTGTCATGAACGCTGGAATAGCGTTCACGACGTCAATTCCGGAAGGCAGATTTTGCGGAAAGCTCTATCTTACGTGCGTACGATCATGCGTTTATCCTCTGTAGAAATGCCTTATTATCACGTGcctcaattaatatttaaactgTTCACCTGCTTATACCTTATTACTCGTTAGTCTATGTAAcgaatatatatgtgtaatatCGAGTTATTCTTTGTACTGCTCTTGTAAATATATTCTGAAGAATTAATGTCATTCTGTCGtctatatatacgtatactgTATACTATATCATACATTATACATCTCTATGACCACTCTCTACTTACCCCAAACCATTATGAACATCTCCCTCAGTCTATCTCCGAGAAATCGCTCTGCAGAAAGTACTTGAATTACAGGAGAGTCATTTTgtgcatttattaatatattttattagatgtatctttatataatttcagatatttccaaaattattataaaactatttaatattttatcttcttatttattctattctattaattttgattatgcaataaaacaattaatatttgtgataGATATggctttattataaaatttatatttaattagaaaatttttaattaatattaatattaattaatttacttttacaGGGCGCTGTTAAATGCTGAACTCTTTATATTAACTATCCATCCGCTTTAATATTGCATGCTTCCACGTTATCTGATTTTACTTTCCGTCGCTTTTTTGTGTTGCATTTTCTTCTCACATATTTgcgtttattttttacatccaTCAAATTATAAGAATTGGTCACTGTGTATAGCAATACGATGAGTAATTGTTCTTTGTGTAAtcacatttttctatttcagcGTGATTAATCATCAACATGAGCTGTTATTAAAATCTATGCACAACGTAGAAACTGAAAGACGTTCAATAAAACCATTCTAAATTTCTTCTGCCTCCATTGAATAAAGGAGAAATAAAACATGCAAATTTACTTATACGTAAAACGTTTGTAGATAAATGTAAAACCtttaatacttaattttaCGTGATATAAGAGAAAATGTAGTGGAACTGCACAGCGTGAAGTTTTGTATACGCTAAAACTTCATATTTACTTTACatcatattgtataataattttacatttaccgaattttcaaattttcttttatcagaATATTCATTTTGATTTAGTAGTGTTACCtcatattacatatgtattacAGATTTCCAATTGATTCTGTCAAGGCTAATTATTTCTGTGTGCGGtccatttaataataattcaataaataagaaatactgcaaaacactttctattcttcctcttctttcaaCTAAAAGGAAGACTAAAGACTATGTCGAAGCATTTGTAGCGCTAAGTGAATCGCAacactttaaaaataaaaaaaaagaaaaacctttAGCGTAGAGGACGTTacaaattactaattaaagtTGCAACTATTTTAGCCGTTTTCGATTGTGCACAGCCTCTACAAATTCATATATCGTGACTATCagttattaaagaaaatgtaattaaaaaattagttaaaaaagttacaatTTTCAAGATTGGTGAAAAAAACCTTGCCTGAAGGCGGCAAGGTCCATTCTCATGTTCTGTTGCCGGATTGGTTGACTCGCGCTAGTACTGTGTGCGTAGAGTGGTGTCGCGCGCACTCATTTTCCATCTCTCTCGGCGATACAAATGATCCATGGCTGCAACCTGCTGCAACTTCATGTTGATAGTTTTTCTTGACGTTGTGTATATCTAACCTAATTACTTTGTCAAGGAATATTTTGATTACTTatcttgaaatataaataaatacatttatgtatatatttaaccTAGATATTATTTTGCCATAATAGTAAACTAGTTTCAGTGGAGATACGTCTCATCTTGACGAAACGTGCCACCAAAACTTACAATGGTAAttcatgaaaatttttatttcattatttttaacaaacagcatatttattatcataatagaTTGAGGACGATGATAGTAACATTAACTGCGaacattaaatttgttttagaATCGGAAAAGCAACAGCAAAAGTAAAAAGGATTTACCAGAACCACGTGTTTCTCCTAACGCAATAATTGTAAATGGTACAAGTGGTTTGAGTCGAGAAGCAGAGGATCGATTCGAATTGGAGTTATGTTGGTGTATACAACAATTAGAAGCGAGCTTAGCCAGTGGCAAGTTGCACAAGAAACAGACGCAAGATACCAGCAAACATTTACAGTCATTAAAGAGCAACTCTGCGTCACTAATAAAGAAGAgacaaataatgaaaaatacattGGGCGATTATAGAGAGAAAATGACTGAGGACGAACGAAAGCTGAGCAAAACTGTATCGACCGTCAAATTCACGTGTTCTGCCTCAGCAAATAAAAAGTCGATGTTCATCAGAAAAGCAGCTCAGCATACTACAGAAGAGCCTGAAAGTCAGACGGATGATCACAAAGTacaagataaattaattaatacaaaagcTATCATGGATAATAGCAGAAGTCAAGCTTCATTTCAGTTTAATTTCCAAACGTGCtaataaaaatctgtttttacatttctgtGTCATCAGCTGTACagtaccatatacgtttagcTATCTTTTCctgcttaattaataaattaatacaattcactagatagaaaaattcaatttacatAGAACAATTTtatagtacatatatatatatatatatatatatatatataaaataaacaatgtatttttatttaaaaaaatcagtttcttttttaatgatttgtatataattgaaatgTCAAGAATGGACGTGCAAACATTGAATATATCGAATTTAGCAAAGTTGTTGCGCTTTTGGacttatgtaattatatcattgtttttgttttttatatatagattttcaTATAATGTGTATTGCAGGTTTACTTAAACTTAAAACACAtgacgtaaaaatattttcacgtgtgcataaatacaatataaatagacTTTTAaggatattaaaattgaaaatattggttaagtaaaaatattaacatacctagttaaattattagttgcaaaatatttttcgttaaaaTATAAGGTTTAATACTTATACTTTAATGTGGTCCTGTGGCGCAACGGATAACGCGTCTGACTACGGATCAGAAGATTCCAGGTTCGAATCCTGGCAGGATcgagatacttttttttcattattatttcgatttacatgtaaactcggaaatttttgaagcaaatgtggaaaatattttttattttaattataaaaaatgcgataaaaaataaaactaaaaaagaaCGTTTAATAAAGGATATTAAATTGCGATATATTGCATCATCGTAGGAATTCATTTCGCGTAGGTTGTCGAGTGAATTCAGCGATCAGTCGCGGGGACAGCAGTTGCAGAGCATTTCAGTCGCGATTCAGTCGTGACCGTAGTGACCGGCAATTCTGATCGTACGGTACCGTGTGACTCGTTTGTAACATGAGCGCCAACGTGGTAGACGACGTACAAAATCTGACATTGTCGGAGGATAAGGCACGAATCCCCAAAAACTTTACGTAGAACGCGAACTTTGTAGCTCTCTCTCTGATATTTATCGTTAAACTATGCTGACGAGTTTACGTTTTCACGTTTGTAGGGCCGTTTACTGCGGTACTAATTGGACACATGTTCGGGTTGGTTAAGACGAATTTTTTCCTTTAACATTTTTCCCCGTACAACTGTTGCATCGTAATCGGTGAATTCATTGTTATCTCATTGTCGCGTAACACAATCGGAACGCGATCGTGTTAACTTTTGTTTGTAACAATTATTCCACCATACAATGATAGAATCGATAATCTGACGTAACCTATGAGTACCTTTCCTTAATAAAAGCTCAAGAGTGCTACATGTAACATGCGGTCATCTTTACGTGGTGATCGATTCGCGAcattcgatttatttttgcgTGAGCTAGTCGATCTACGTTACGATTTAcatctttgaattttttatatttttagacgAAATCAATGAAGGCGCATAAAAAGAAACAGGCAGCAATGGAGAAGTCGGTGTCTGAACTTAATCCTTGGCCCACGTACATTCAGGTAAGTTACGCtggcaaaattattattggtaTAACATTATGGAAAGTTAACGTGAACATTTGACGAGTTaacaattctttttatatttaattatttgtaaaatgtatgtaatttcttcttgatatattttctaattatattagttaataaaataaacttgcaTAACATCTAAAGCTATCAATATTATGACATGATAGTTACGTGTAATTTTATAGGACCGTATTGTCTTGTgggacaaattaaaaaaagagtatGAGGATGGATTGGCTGCTAAGACTCCCGTAGATATAACTGTGACCCTCTTGGACGGCAAGGAAATCCCTGCTCAATCCTGGCGCACGACTCCTTACGACATTGCGAAAAGCATCAGCCAAGGACTGGCGGATAATACCGTGATTGCAAAAGTCAATAATGCATTGTGGGATCTTGATAGACCATTGGAGGGTGATTGCAAGCTGCAGTTGCTGAAGTTCGACGATCCGGACGGTCAACAAGTGTTTTGGCATTCCAGCGCTCACATTCTTGGTGAGGCTATGGAACGAGTTTATGGCGGCTGCTTGTGTTACGGTCCTCCCATCGAGAATGGTTTTTACTACGACATGTATCTCGGCGAAAAGGGCATTTCCAACATGGACTTTCCATACTTGGAAGGCTTGTACAAAAATATAGTTAAGGACAAGCAGCCATTCGAACGGCTGGAGATCACGAAGGAGAATCTCCTGGAAATGTTCAAGTATAACGAGTTCAAGGTACGAATTATCAACGAGAAGATACACACGCCCACGACCACGGCTTACCGATGCGGTCCGTTGATCGACCTGTGCAGGGGACCGCACGTGAGACACACGGGCAAAGTTAAGGCGATCAGGATCACGAAGAATTCGTCGACGTACTGGGAAGGGAACGCTAACGCGGAATCGCTGCAGAGAATATATGGTATAAGTTTCCCGGACACGAAGCAACTGAAGGAGTGGGAGAAATTCCAGGAAGAAGCGGCGAAGCGGGACCACAGGAAGATCGGAAAGGAACAGGAGCTCTTTTTCTTCCACGAGCTGTCGCCCGGCTCCTGCTTCTTCCAGCCGCGCGGCGCGCACATATACAACACCCTGGCCGAGTTCATTCGCTCCGAGTACAGGAAAAGGGGGTTCCAGGAGGTGGTCACgccaaatatttataacagcAAGCTGTGGCAGACCTCCGGGCACTGGCAGCACTACGCCGAGAACATGTTCTCTTTCGACGTGGAGAAGGAGACGTTCGCGCTCAAGCCGATGAATTGTCCGGGTCATTGCATGATATTCGACGTACGATGTAGATCGTGGCGCGAGCTGCCGCTCAGGATGGCGGATTTCGGCGTGCTGCATCGTAACGAGCTGTCTGGCGCGCTAACAGGCTTGACCAGAGTGAGACGCTTCCAGCAGGACGACGCGCACATATTCTGCTCCGTGGAGCACATCAAGGACGAGATGATGGGCGCCCTCGACTTCCTGCGACACGTCTACTCCGTCTTCGGCTTTACATTCAACTTGTGTCTGGCCACGCGACCCGAGAAATTCTTAGGAGATGCGGCGGTCTGGGATCAAGCTGAGAGAGCGTTGGAGGATAGCCTGAACGCGTTTGGCGAACCGTGGACCCTTAATCCTCAGGACGGCGCTTTCTACGGCCCTAAAATCGATATTACCATCATGGACGCGCTCAAGCGACCTCATCAGTGCGCTACGATACAACTGGACTTCCAGCTGCCAATCCGATTTAATCTTTCTTACATTAAGTAAGTCTCCAGTAACAgtattagatatatttattcatgagAAATCTAAggattttcagaaaaattgaaTGACTTCATTTTCCTCATTTGTTTACAGTGAAGCAGGCGAGAAAACGAGACCGGTCATTATACACAGGGCTATCTTGGGTTCGGTAGAGCGCATGATCGCGATCTTGACCGAGTCGTACGGAGGCAAGTGGCCGTATTGGCTGTCACCCC encodes the following:
- the LOC105282041 gene encoding UPF0488 protein CG14286; this translates as MNRKSNSKSKKDLPEPRVSPNAIIVNGTSGLSREAEDRFELELCWCIQQLEASLASGKLHKKQTQDTSKHLQSLKSNSASLIKKRQIMKNTLGDYREKMTEDERKLSKTVSTVKFTCSASANKKSMFIRKAAQHTTEEPESQTDDHKVQDKLINTKAIMDNSRSQASFQFNFQTC
- the LOC105282042 gene encoding threonine--tRNA ligase, cytoplasmic isoform X2, which encodes MSANVVDDVQNLTLSEDKTKSMKAHKKKQAAMEKSVSELNPWPTYIQDRIVLWDKLKKEYEDGLAAKTPVDITVTLLDGKEIPAQSWRTTPYDIAKSISQGLADNTVIAKVNNALWDLDRPLEGDCKLQLLKFDDPDGQQVFWHSSAHILGEAMERVYGGCLCYGPPIENGFYYDMYLGEKGISNMDFPYLEGLYKNIVKDKQPFERLEITKENLLEMFKYNEFKVRIINEKIHTPTTTAYRCGPLIDLCRGPHVRHTGKVKAIRITKNSSTYWEGNANAESLQRIYGISFPDTKQLKEWEKFQEEAAKRDHRKIGKEQELFFFHELSPGSCFFQPRGAHIYNTLAEFIRSEYRKRGFQEVVTPNIYNSKLWQTSGHWQHYAENMFSFDVEKETFALKPMNCPGHCMIFDVRCRSWRELPLRMADFGVLHRNELSGALTGLTRVRRFQQDDAHIFCSVEHIKDEMMGALDFLRHVYSVFGFTFNLCLATRPEKFLGDAAVWDQAERALEDSLNAFGEPWTLNPQDGAFYGPKIDITIMDALKRPHQCATIQLDFQLPIRFNLSYINEAGEKTRPVIIHRAILGSVERMIAILTESYGGKWPYWLSPRQAMIVPVASQFNDYAYEVEQKLWNAGVMVEVDTDSSDTLNKKIRNAQLAQFNFILVVGEKEQIAGTVNIRTRDNVVHGEMAVEELIAKLKVLKESKDQSGNLKP
- the LOC105282042 gene encoding threonine--tRNA ligase, cytoplasmic isoform X1; translation: MLTSLRFHVCRAVYCGTNWTHVRTKSMKAHKKKQAAMEKSVSELNPWPTYIQDRIVLWDKLKKEYEDGLAAKTPVDITVTLLDGKEIPAQSWRTTPYDIAKSISQGLADNTVIAKVNNALWDLDRPLEGDCKLQLLKFDDPDGQQVFWHSSAHILGEAMERVYGGCLCYGPPIENGFYYDMYLGEKGISNMDFPYLEGLYKNIVKDKQPFERLEITKENLLEMFKYNEFKVRIINEKIHTPTTTAYRCGPLIDLCRGPHVRHTGKVKAIRITKNSSTYWEGNANAESLQRIYGISFPDTKQLKEWEKFQEEAAKRDHRKIGKEQELFFFHELSPGSCFFQPRGAHIYNTLAEFIRSEYRKRGFQEVVTPNIYNSKLWQTSGHWQHYAENMFSFDVEKETFALKPMNCPGHCMIFDVRCRSWRELPLRMADFGVLHRNELSGALTGLTRVRRFQQDDAHIFCSVEHIKDEMMGALDFLRHVYSVFGFTFNLCLATRPEKFLGDAAVWDQAERALEDSLNAFGEPWTLNPQDGAFYGPKIDITIMDALKRPHQCATIQLDFQLPIRFNLSYINEAGEKTRPVIIHRAILGSVERMIAILTESYGGKWPYWLSPRQAMIVPVASQFNDYAYEVEQKLWNAGVMVEVDTDSSDTLNKKIRNAQLAQFNFILVVGEKEQIAGTVNIRTRDNVVHGEMAVEELIAKLKVLKESKDQSGNLKP